The genomic window CGCCCGTGGCTGGTGACGATCAGGGTGCCCGCGCCGGGGGTGAGACGCTGCAGTTCCACGGCGGTTTCGATGCCATCCATGCCGGGCATCTGCAGATCGATCACGGCTACCGCGACCGGTGTGCCCGCGGCGGTCCGGCGCCGCCACTCGGCGAGGAGCTCCTCGCCAGAACCGACATGGCCGACCACCTCGAGATCGGTCTCGATATCGAGCAGGGTCGCCAACGCGGCGCGGATGAGTGTTTCGTCGTCGGCCAGCAGGACCGGAATCATTTTTTCTCCCAGTGGATTTCGAGCTCGAAGGCATCGCTCGACGCGTTCACCTCGAGGGTCGCCCCGGTGGCCGCGAGCCGTTCAGCGAGGCCGCGGAGCCCAGAGCGCTCCCCACTCGTGCCGCGCGGACAGTTGTTGCGCAGCGACATCCCGGCATCCCCGAGGCTCAGCACCGCCGAGGTCGCCGCGGAGTGCTCGACGATGTTGGTCGTACCCTCACGCACCACCCAGGCCGAGACCTCGTGGTAGCGCGCCGGAACCCTGGCCGCGTCGCCTTCGACCACCAGCCGGCATCCGACCGCGGCGAGCAGCGAGCGGGCCCCGGCCACCTCGGCCCGCAGATCGATGCCACGGTAACCGCGCACCAGCTGACGCATCTGGCCCATCGATTCGACGGCGAGGGTCTTGACCTCGTCCATCTCGGCGGCCGCGCGCTCGGCGTCGCCCGCTCGCGAGAGCACCGCCGCGAGTTCGCTTTTCACCGCGATCGCGGAAAAGCCGCGGCCGACGACATCGTGCAGGTCCCGCGCGAAGCGCAACCGTTCCTCGGCCACCTGTAGCTCCGTCTCGACCACCCGCGCCCGCTCCAACTCCTCCACCACCCGCAATCCCCACACCGTGAGCAAAGTCGTCCCGACGGCGAAAGCACCGGCCAGCGAACCCACCAGCGCCGCGATCAGGCCCTTGCTCAGAGACGAGGCGAAGACCAGACCGGTGGCGAGGCCGATACCAGCGACCACCCACCACTTGTGCCGCGGCAGAAACGAGACGACCGAGAAGACGGCGACTATCGCCGTATAGCTGCCGGCCATTCGCGCTTGTTCCGCGACGGACTCACTCACCGCGAGCCGGGTGATTACCGCATAGGCGACCCACACCCCGCCCAGTAAGGCGATGGCGGTGGGCAAAGCCCAGCGGTGCGATACCGCATCGGTCGCGAACTCGGGTTGGGCGTGCAGCGCGAGGATGGCCGCGATTCCGGCGATCACGATCCCCAGGGCGGACCACAGCGCATCCATGCCGTTGGTCACCACCACGACGAGCACCAGCAAGGCGATCGCGAACTGCAGGGTGACCCGGGTGTAGAGCCGGAACTTGGCGGCTCCCGGCAACTCGTGCCACCACCCGGTCAACCGGTTCATCCCCGATCGTCCCAGCGGAAGCTCCTGCGGGTCAGCACGACTGCCAGGACGGTCCACAGCGCCAGTGTGGCAAACGGACGGCCGAGATCGGCGAAAGTACCTGTGAAGCCGGCGGCCACGTCGGCGTCGGCGGCCGTGGCCGGCTTACCGGCCGCGCCGAGGGAGACCAGGTCGGACACCGCGGCGAACGGGGTCCAGTCGGCCACCGCGGCCAGCCGATCCGGCAGGACACCGCGGATGGACCCGAGACCCAGCATCGCCACGATCATCACCGGCAGCGAGGTGATCTGCGCGGCCTCCGCGTTCTTCGTCACCGCGCTGGTCGCGAGCGCCAGCAGCGCGAACAGGGCGACGCCGCCGATCAGTCCCAGCGCGATCGCCACGGGGTTCACCGGCGCCGGCGCGCCCGTGCCGTAGACCACGGCGGCGACCACGACAGTGCAGGCGAGCGTCACCAGCACGCCCGGCACCGCCGGGGCGGTCTGGATCTGCCAGTCGGCGGCTTCACCGGTACGCAGCCGCTTCAGCACGCCCTCGCCCCGTCGCGTCGTCACCATCGACAGCACCGAGTAGTACTGCACGAACAGCAAAGTCAGCAACGCCAGCATCTCGAAGGTCGTCGCCGCCATCGCGGCCGTCGCCGGCTCGTCCTTGCGAGCGATCAAATACTGAGCCAGCGGTGTTCCGATCGGGAAGACCGTCGCCATATAGACCAGCGTCTTGTTCCGCCGGAACTGCAGGAACTCCGCCCTCGCCAGCGCGGCCAACGGGCGGCGGCGAAAGTTCGTGGCGGGCATGGTGGTGTCGATCATCGGGCTGCTCCGATCAGGTCGGGGGTGGTGGTCCTCGCGTCCGCCGGATCGCCCGCGATATCGAGGAAAACCGACTCGAGGGACGCGGCGCGGGCTTCGAGACCGCCCAGTCGCAGGCCGTGCTCGCGGGCCCAGGCGAGTAGCTCGAACAGATGACTCTGCAGGTCATTCGTCGTGACGGTGACGCGAGCTCGGGCGTCGATCCGCGCGGTGGGCAACGGCGGCAACGACAGTCCCGGATGATCGAAGGCGATCCGGGCCGGGTGCCCGTCGACGATCTCGCGCAGTGTGCCCGTGCGGACGACCGCACCCTTGTGCATGATCGCGATCCGGTCGGCGAGGGCCTCGGCTTCGTCCAGATAGTGCGTGGTGAGCACCATCGTCACCCCGGCCGCCTTGAGCTCGGCGAGCAGTCGCCAGGTCGCCCGGCGGCTTTCCGGATCGAGCCCGGTGGTCGGTTCGTCGAGAAACAGCAACCGCGGCCGACCCAGCAGGGCACACGCCATATCGACGCGGCGTTGCTCACCGCCGGACAGCGAACCGACCCGGACGTCGGCCCGGTCGAGCAGGTCGACCTGGGTGAGGACCGCCTCGGCGGTGGTGGGGTCGGTGCACGTCCCGCGCCACATCTCGAGCGTTTCGCGGACGGTCAGCTCGGCGGGCAGCCCACCGGACTGCAACATGATTCCGACCTGCGCGCGTACCTGCGCACGATCCCGGAGCGGATCGAGACCGAAGACCCGCACCACGCCGTCCGTCGGCGCGGCCAGCCCCTCCAGCAGGTCGAGGGTCGAGGTCTTGCCCGCTCCGTTGGTTCCGAGCAAGGCGAAGACCTCCCCGGCCACGATCTCCAGGTCCACCCCTTTGACCGCTTCGAAGGCGTCCTTGCCCTGACCATAGGTCCGGCGCAGGCCACGCGCGGTGATGACATCGTCGATCGGTTTCGTCCCCCCGCCAACCTGATTCGGGGCTTTGCGAAGTGCGCTGTTCATGGCTTCAACGATCACGGAGACCGCTGGAAGACAGTAGTAAGCGCAGTCACCGAATCCCTATGACTTGCTCATGGATCGGCCATGACAAATGTCAGTGCCCGCCCGGCGACTACAGAAGTTGCCCTGAGTTCGTTCGGGCACCACTCCTAGCGAATAACCCGCCGAGACCGGGCCGATCCCATACAACCGCAGCAGCGCCTTGCGCGCCTGGGCGCGGTCCATGGCGCGGATTGCCTCCTCGTCGTAGCCGCCGGGGATCGTCGCGAGTTCCCTTGTCTTCCAGTCGGATTCCCAGGGCGCGGCCGCCCCAACGCAGCGACTGCCAGTGCACGCCGGGCTCGTGGTGGTGGGTGGGGTCGGGCAGAGCGGTCGGTTTCGCCGTGGTCGGGTCGAAAGCGAACGGCGCGGGCGGTCTCAGTGTGCGTTCGGCACACGGGATGAGTTCGCTCCCATTCTTAGACCGAGCCGCCGACGCTGTTTGGGGGACTTTTCAGGCGGCGGGAGATTGCCCGTGTGCAACGCCGGGTTCTTAGAGGATGTTCCAACCGATCGGGGCATTCGCCTTTAGCGCTTCGATGCGGCGTAAGACCTCGGCCGCGGTGGAGGAACCCCTTGCTGATTTTCGTGCGTTCGTGGTGATCATGCGTAGTTCTCGCAAGTCACGCAACCATCGATAGCCAGACCAATCGCGGATGTCGAATCCGTATGACGTGGCGAACCGGTCGTATTCATCGGCAGGGTGGCCGAAACGGCGGCAATGGACCTCGAGCGTGGCCAGGTCCCATTCGGGTGGCCCGATTGCTGCGTTCTCCCAGTCGGCGAGCACGGCGCATTCATTTGGCTTGTCCCACAAGGCATTTAGGTGGTGCGCATCGCCATGAATCGGTCCCCGCGGTAGGACCCATCGGATGTTGTCGGCATGCTCTGCCAGTTGTTCTCGTCGTTCATGGAGCATCGCGCGGTCCTGGGCGGACAGGATTGTGTTGTTATCGATCGCCGTTGAGATCGCTTCGAATGTGTAGGTGATCTGTTGGTCAGGCAGTGCCACCGGTACGGGTGCCCGGCAGGCGTGCAGTTTGGCGAAGGGCTCGGCGAGATCGGCCGCGCTGACGATCCTGTTTTGTTGATCCAGGTATCGCCAGAAGGTGACCGGACAACCTGAGATGTGGAGCGGTTGCTCGGTGTCGATCAGCGACACAGTCGGTACCGCCTGTTGCTGGAGCCAGCGTACGAGGCCGACGACGTCGATGTGGCCGTGGTGATCGGGTCTGCCGATCTTCACCACGATCGGTTGCGCGGCGAGCAGATACACAGCGTTGGTGTGATGACGCATCACCACCGCAGACGCCGCGTCGAAACCCGCAATGCCGCAAGCCGTCTCAAGGATGTTGCGGGTGTTTTCCGGAGTGAATGTTGATTCGGTCAGGTGCATCGGTTCGGCGTCTTGGCGTGTCATTGCGCTTCCGACTGGGCAGTGACCAGCTCTCGAAGGGCACCTGCTGCGGGTAGTTCCGCCCTCCGGGCCGGCAGTGCTTCGAGCACGTCAGTCGCACGGGCAATCACGAGTCGAGTTCGGTGCCCTGGAGGCAGCGAGTCCAAGACTGTCACCGCCAGCTGGCAGCCCTCTTCAGCTGATCTGTCCATCGCGTAGCCCACTGCAGCATCCAGTTGGATCAGCGCCGGGTCGATGATAACTGCCGGCGTTGACTTGTAGAGCCGTAGCGCCTCGTCCTGGACGCGGCGGGCTCGAGCGAGGCGCCCCATGTAGGTCAGTGTTCCAGACAAATACAGCAGCAGACGTTTAGAGCTGAAACGAAAGGCTTCGTCACTGGGGGCGCTATCAAGCCCGTCAGTCAGCGTCTGCGCTTTCGCCATCGCCTTTTCGGCTCCGTGATCGTCACCCAGCCTTGCGAGGGCTCGAGCCTCGGCGGCCGCAGCCAGTGCAGTCGCGTCACAGGCGATATCAGGCAACAATTCCTGCGCGGACCGGGCCAACGTCACAGTGTCCGCGAGATCGCCGTAGTAGTAGGGCAGCATCGCGTGCTGGGCCCGGACCCCGGCCCGCAGTTCGAAGTTCGGACTGTCGTCTGCGGCAAGCCGAGCGGTGCCGTACCAGTAGTTCGCACGCTGAATCTGGCCCAGCTTCATCAGTGCATCGGCGGTCAACAGACTCAGCACCGCGGACGCCTCCGAAAGGCGTGCCTGGATCGCGGCCGGTTGACGCTCCGCCGCGATCGCCTGGACTTCGAGCAGATCCGGCGCGATCGCAGCCAAGGCTGTGCTCGGCGGGATGGTCGTGTAGGTGCGTACCCGTTCTGCTACACGTTCTCCGATCAACTCGACGCGGGCGGGGGTAACGCTACATCTGGTCAGTGTCTGGTCGACCGCCATCCGCAGGCTGTCGAGTTCCGACAGCAGACCTTCACTGCGCTGTCGGGCGGGCAGGACTTGCGCGACACCGGAGTCGAGCAGTGCGTTGTTGTCCCGCGTTTGCTGATAGAGGGCTTTCTCGAATCGCTGCTTCCCGGCATCGTCCAGCTTGGTGTACGCCTCTTCGAGAAGGCGTTTGCTGCTCGGGCTGATCCGCGCGTGAGGCCCCTGCGAGAGCCAGAGCCGTACTGATCGCGGAGAACACCCGATCCGATGGCCGAACTCGTCGGTGCCTAGCAGCATCGCATCTTGCAGGCACGCGACCTCAAAACCGGTCCAGGTGACACCGATCATCGGCGGCTCCGCTGAGTGTGGTGGTTGATAGTGGTGTCAGGCTACGCCCGGCGCATAGGCCGGTGATCAAACAATTCCGGAAAAATGCCGGTTCGTTGCCTTTCCGCTTCCGACCTTTGGGCGAAGTCTGAAGGAGCACCCGGCATTCCGCGTTGGACCCCTCACCCCGGATATGGACATCCCTCCTCTCCGCACTGGGGCCGTCGTAGCCGTAGCCGAGTGCTCCAATCGTCCCAGGGAGCGCACACCATGCAGACCTCGCTGACCGACCGATATCCGCAGGCAATTGCGTACGTTGCCTACCACGCTGAACCCAGCGTCGCACCCGAAAGGGCGTGAAAAAAATGTGGTTCGGATACTTCAGAATGGATCTAATCGGGCAGCAGTCCATGGATGCCGTCACCTCTGCTATACGCGAGTTCGCGATGCAGTCCGACTTCGGACCGGGTGGAGTCTTCATCGAGCCCAGAGCTCCCGAGTGTGTGCTGAATTCGCTGATTGAAGAGGCCGATCGCCGAGTCCCCAGTCTCAACATCAGGGGACGTCTCGAGCAGGTAGCACGGTCACGGAATCTGGAGCTCGCACGGGTCCTCGACCCGCAGCTACCGAGCTCTCACCGGCTGTGGGAGTTGATGGCGCAGCTAGAAGGCGAGGGCGGTGGTCACGTGGTGGTGCCGTCACGGGCACATCTGACCAGCGTTGGCCCCTCAGGGCTCGCCGTGCTCCATCGCATCACCACGATGAGAACTGCCCATATCTATTACCTCACCTCCGGCCGTCAAATCCCGCCCCGGCAGCCGATCCCTGCACGCTTGCCCGCCACCGACGAAGTGGTGCTGGTGCAGTCGCGGCTCGACGGGGAAACGCTGCCCAAACGGCTCGATGCGATCAAGGTTTTGACCGATCGGATGTGGATCGATCAGATGGTGCCCGTTGAACAGCTCTACAAGGAGCTGGTCGACGATGCCAATCGTGCCGCCCGCGCTGCGCGGGAACGAGGCTTCGGCCCCGACGGCAACGACGGATACATCCGGCTGCTGCACCGATCCGACGACCTGCTCGTGGTGGAACTCGAGGAAACCCGCTCGCGCCCCGATCCACCCAGCGGCACACTGAAAGCGTTGTGCGCGAACGCTATTCGGTACACCGAGCGCGGGCGAACGATCACCCGATGCACGCTCGGCCGCGAGTACGCGGTGCCATTCGAACATGCCGGAGCGAGGCAGTGATGGATACATACACCACCATCCAGTCGCTGCTCGAGGGGACACTATCCCCCGAGTTCGGCTACCCGGTCCTTCCCGCTGAGTCGTTACCGTCGAGGGATCGGGTGCTGACCGCGCTCGCCGGTCAGCTCAGCGAGGCACCGGAGCTGCTCGGGTGGGCCCGGGAATTGGGAGATCTGCACGCCTCGCTGATCCCGGGCACCGTGGATCCGGACCGCCGACAGCGGGTGGACGTGTTTGCGGTGCACGCCCAGATCGCCGATCTCGAGGCCGAGATCAACTCATGGGCCGTGTTCAATGTGCCGCGCCCTTCTGGTGCGCGACGGCACACCCATTCTTTTGGTGAGGTGATCAGCCATGCCGCCCGGACATATGCCCACGTCGGGTGGACGATTCGCCACGCCGGCGACCAGCAGGAAACGCCGTCCGGCACGGAGCAGAAGAAACACGACGCGTGGTTCCACCTCGCTGAGGTCGTCGAAGGATACGTCGATCTCGTCAATGACGTCGCTGCGGGCCTTGTCCAGCTGCCGCTTGGATGGCGCGGTGCGCGCCCCCTCGACGTGGGGCCGTCGAAATGACCAAGGACTCGATACCACTGCACACCCATCACACCTCCACGGCCGGACTGCCACTGGCCGCGGACTGGGTCCGCCATTTCGCCGTGGTCTGCCCGCCGATCTCTCCCTCGGCAGGCATTGGTGAACGCCTCCTCACAGCGTGCCGCCGCCGGGTCCTGTGGCTGCCGCGCCAGAACCCGCAGAACGCGGCCGATCTGGTTCGCCATAGCCCGGTTTGGTCCGACTATGCGGTGAAATTCCTTTTCGCGCACCAACACTGCACGCTGTCACACGGCACTACACCTCGCGGCGTCGACACCGAGGTCCACCGTCTGGTCCACGCCGTCGACAACGCGGTCGCCGATCTGGTCGACATACCGATCGACGACGTCGAGATCGGTGCACTGCTGTCTCGGATGGCGCAGCGGTGGCTGCTCTATCGGGCCTTTGCTAGCGACCTCAATATCGCGGGATTGCTGAAAGCCCAACGTGATTACAACACCGCAGTAGAGCAGCTGCCAATGCTGCGCACCCGCAGGCGATGACCCACTCGACCGATTGGCCGCTGACCTCCCCCTTTCACCGTTACACCAGTCGCGCAGATCCGTTGCCAATCAACATCTTTCAATCACCTCGACGAGCTCACCAGAAGGGATGGGTCTGTGAACGCTGCCCCCTACCTCGCTCCGGATTCACCAACGGTCGTACTGGACACCGACCTCGGTCACGACCTCGACGACATGCTCACGCTGTGGGCCGGTACACGTCTGGTCCGCCACCTCGGTGTGATCACGACCGACGAGACCGAGGACTATCAACGGGCACATCTGGCACGCAAGGTCCTCAACAGCCACGGCCGCCCCGACGTGCCCGTCATCGCCGGGCGCCGACTCCCCGGCGCCGATCAGCGCTTCGTCATGGGCGGACTAGTACAGCCGACCTGGCCCGCGTGCACCGACGTCCTCGGCTACGTCAGTGCGATCTGTGAGAAGTCGACTCATCCGGTGATCTGGGTGGGGATGGGTCCAGCCTCCAATCTCGCCGATGTTCTCACCGCCCGGCCTGATCTTTGTCCGCAGATACGACTGACGATGATGGGTGGCTGGCTCGACCGCTACAGAAATCCCGACCGAGCCTCACACAACCCCCGCATGGACCCGGCGGCGTTCGATCTCGTTATGAGGACGGCCCACAAGCCTCGGCTGGTGATGAGCAGCCACACCAACGTCGATGAGCTGGCCGTCACGCCCACCTCTGACCTGTACGCATGTGTGACGAGGCCGAACGCACCTGCCGAGCTCGACCTGATCGCCCAGAACGCATCGCGCTGGTTCGCCTACCGGGCACGCCGCGCGCCCCAGGCCGTGCCGAGTAGCTGGATGAACGATCCGCTCACCCTGGCCGCCGCCCTCGATGTCCCGGTCGTGGAGTTCGTGCCCGAAACCGTGCGCATCGAAGCCGACGCGCGCATGAATCGCGACCCCGGCGGCTACCCGATTCAGGTCTCTGCCGAGGTGGACTACAGCGGCTTCCTGTCCTGGCTTACCGCCGCGTTGCCCCTGACCGCGAAGCACACCTGTCCGCATTCGAAACCTCGATCCACCCACACCATCGACACCACCGGGAAAGGGATGCCGTTCGTATGAAGGCAATTGGTTGTACCGCAGCGTTTCTCGACGCCCGTTGGGATCCTTCGTGTTACGACGCCGCTCGTCGCCATGTGGGCCAGCGGCTCTCATGACCGGGTTCTCCGTCAGGTCGACGTCCACCGACGCCTGGGACTGGCAGATGCGCGGGAGCTGCCGCACAGAAGATCCAGCAGTCTTCTACCACCCCGACGGCGAACGAGGCAAAGCACGCCTTGCACGAGCGAAACGAGCCAAGGAAATCTGCCGCACCTGCCCGGTGCTGGCTCAGTGCCGAGGTTACGCCCTCAAAACACGCGAGCCACACGGGATCTGGGGCGGCCTGTCCGAGGAGGAACGCCACCGGATCGCCGCCCGCACGAAGCGACGGCCACGATAACACCGCACCCGAATCCGCCTCCAGCGTGGGCCATTGCCTGCACGGGCCGAAAACTACCGCGCGCCAACGGCTTTCTACACATCAACGCGTTGAACGTTTCCTTAGCGGTGTCGATAAATCGTTTCGCTGCAACAACTTGATCTACATACCGGTGAACGCCCTGTGCTGTGCACCGTTCGCACCCGCTCCCCTCCGCAGCGCTCCGGACGCTGTACAGGGGGCGCTCGTCACCTATGGCGACGACCGGGATCTGGTCGCCGCGTCCACCCGCATCTAGTACTGACCCGCAGCCGTGATCGAGGAGCCCACCGTCCAGTGACCACATCCCCACTCGCAGTTGACGATAATCCTGCAAGCGAGCAGCCGGATCCAACCGAGATCCGCCAACAGCTGCTGCGAGCCGCAACCGAACCGTTCCTCACCCGCGGGTTCTCGGCGACCTCGATCAGGCAGATCATCGAACGTGCAGGTGTCCGGCGGCCGTCCGGCATCAGCAAAATCATGATCGGCCACGACGTCGCCGACGCGGTGTGCAATCAGGCCACTGCGCGAATCCACCGCTTCCGCCCCCGCGATGTCGACGACCTCATCGCCATGCTGGTCACGTGGACCGAGGTCGCCATGGCGCGACCGGGCTGGGTTCGCCTCGAACTCGAACTCGCCGCACACGGCAACGACGGTGACCATCGAGCCGCTCAACGTTCAAGCCAACTCCGCGCCGCCGTCGTCGCACTTCTGGCCACCGTCCGCAGCGGCACGCCAGCCGGCACCAACGCCGAGGAGGGCCGAGCGATGGACGAGATCCGCGCGATGTTGGTGTGGTCGACCCTCATCGGCTTCGTCTGCCGCAACGCCCACAACCTCGATGTCTCACGCGCCGCGATAGCAGAGCACATCGGCTATGTCGTGCGGTTCGCGGTCTCCTGATGGCGCCCACTCAACACCGCGCCGAGGACAACAGCAGCCGCGCCACCGACAGCGAACCCGCACCCGCTCCGTCACTCGCCCAGGTGCACAACGCCTTTGACATACCTACCACTCCGGATCACACCCTGCTGCCCGCGGTACTCGCCGGACTGCGGGCCCTCAGCCGATCCGGAACCGATCTCGAGGGAGTAGACGCGAATGTCGAATGATATGCGAATACCTGTTGCGCACACTCTGATTCAAGCTTTCACTGTCCTGGTTGCCGTAGTGACGTTCAGCGTCCCGGCCGTTGCTCACGGTGATGGGATTGTCCTGCAACCCAGATGCGAGGACTTGATGATGCCGACCGCGGTCGGTCAGATCGGTGCGACATTGTGTCGACCAGCGAAGCCGACAACCACGGTCATGGTGTTGATACCAGGCGCCAGCATTGACCGCTCCTACTGGGACCCCGCTGGGGATCACGCCGGTGGAGACAGCTTCCGCACCGCCATGAATGCCGCGGGAGCCACGACCCTGGCCATCGATCGCCTCGGCAGCGGGCGCAGCAGCAAGCCGCCTGGCGCGACACTCACTTCCCAGGTCCAAGCCACCGCAGTCGGCGAGTTGGTATCCCAACTACGGCACCAACACGGATTCGCCCGAGTCGTCCTCGCCGGGGCTTCCC from Nocardia iowensis includes these protein-coding regions:
- a CDS encoding sensor histidine kinase, coding for MNRLTGWWHELPGAAKFRLYTRVTLQFAIALLVLVVVVTNGMDALWSALGIVIAGIAAILALHAQPEFATDAVSHRWALPTAIALLGGVWVAYAVITRLAVSESVAEQARMAGSYTAIVAVFSVVSFLPRHKWWVVAGIGLATGLVFASSLSKGLIAALVGSLAGAFAVGTTLLTVWGLRVVEELERARVVETELQVAEERLRFARDLHDVVGRGFSAIAVKSELAAVLSRAGDAERAAAEMDEVKTLAVESMGQMRQLVRGYRGIDLRAEVAGARSLLAAVGCRLVVEGDAARVPARYHEVSAWVVREGTTNIVEHSAATSAVLSLGDAGMSLRNNCPRGTSGERSGLRGLAERLAATGATLEVNASSDAFELEIHWEKK
- a CDS encoding ABC transporter permease, producing MIDTTMPATNFRRRPLAALARAEFLQFRRNKTLVYMATVFPIGTPLAQYLIARKDEPATAAMAATTFEMLALLTLLFVQYYSVLSMVTTRRGEGVLKRLRTGEAADWQIQTAPAVPGVLVTLACTVVVAAVVYGTGAPAPVNPVAIALGLIGGVALFALLALATSAVTKNAEAAQITSLPVMIVAMLGLGSIRGVLPDRLAAVADWTPFAAVSDLVSLGAAGKPATAADADVAAGFTGTFADLGRPFATLALWTVLAVVLTRRSFRWDDRG
- a CDS encoding ABC transporter ATP-binding protein, with the protein product MNSALRKAPNQVGGGTKPIDDVITARGLRRTYGQGKDAFEAVKGVDLEIVAGEVFALLGTNGAGKTSTLDLLEGLAAPTDGVVRVFGLDPLRDRAQVRAQVGIMLQSGGLPAELTVRETLEMWRGTCTDPTTAEAVLTQVDLLDRADVRVGSLSGGEQRRVDMACALLGRPRLLFLDEPTTGLDPESRRATWRLLAELKAAGVTMVLTTHYLDEAEALADRIAIMHKGAVVRTGTLREIVDGHPARIAFDHPGLSLPPLPTARIDARARVTVTTNDLQSHLFELLAWAREHGLRLGGLEARAASLESVFLDIAGDPADARTTTPDLIGAAR
- a CDS encoding phosphotransferase family protein, whose product is MTRQDAEPMHLTESTFTPENTRNILETACGIAGFDAASAVVMRHHTNAVYLLAAQPIVVKIGRPDHHGHIDVVGLVRWLQQQAVPTVSLIDTEQPLHISGCPVTFWRYLDQQNRIVSAADLAEPFAKLHACRAPVPVALPDQQITYTFEAISTAIDNNTILSAQDRAMLHERREQLAEHADNIRWVLPRGPIHGDAHHLNALWDKPNECAVLADWENAAIGPPEWDLATLEVHCRRFGHPADEYDRFATSYGFDIRDWSGYRWLRDLRELRMITTNARKSARGSSTAAEVLRRIEALKANAPIGWNIL
- a CDS encoding nucleoside hydrolase, which produces MNAAPYLAPDSPTVVLDTDLGHDLDDMLTLWAGTRLVRHLGVITTDETEDYQRAHLARKVLNSHGRPDVPVIAGRRLPGADQRFVMGGLVQPTWPACTDVLGYVSAICEKSTHPVIWVGMGPASNLADVLTARPDLCPQIRLTMMGGWLDRYRNPDRASHNPRMDPAAFDLVMRTAHKPRLVMSSHTNVDELAVTPTSDLYACVTRPNAPAELDLIAQNASRWFAYRARRAPQAVPSSWMNDPLTLAAALDVPVVEFVPETVRIEADARMNRDPGGYPIQVSAEVDYSGFLSWLTAALPLTAKHTCPHSKPRSTHTIDTTGKGMPFV
- a CDS encoding WhiB family transcriptional regulator: MTGFSVRSTSTDAWDWQMRGSCRTEDPAVFYHPDGERGKARLARAKRAKEICRTCPVLAQCRGYALKTREPHGIWGGLSEEERHRIAARTKRRPR
- a CDS encoding TetR/AcrR family transcriptional regulator — protein: MTTSPLAVDDNPASEQPDPTEIRQQLLRAATEPFLTRGFSATSIRQIIERAGVRRPSGISKIMIGHDVADAVCNQATARIHRFRPRDVDDLIAMLVTWTEVAMARPGWVRLELELAAHGNDGDHRAAQRSSQLRAAVVALLATVRSGTPAGTNAEEGRAMDEIRAMLVWSTLIGFVCRNAHNLDVSRAAIAEHIGYVVRFAVS